TTATAGACTACAAAGACCCGAGAATGTTGAGAAAATTCATAACGGAACAGGGAAAGATTATTCCCCGCAGGATTTCGGGATCGTGCGCAAAGCATCAACGTGAGATAACATCGGCTATCAAGAGAGCCAGAAACATCTCGCTGTTGGCGTACACGGTTAAATCGGTGTAG
This is a stretch of genomic DNA from Candidatus Neomarinimicrobiota bacterium. It encodes these proteins:
- a CDS encoding 30S ribosomal protein S18 encodes the protein MAISKKKICRFCETRELIIDYKDPRMLRKFITEQGKIIPRRISGSCAKHQREITSAIKRARNISLLAYTVKSV